The Nitrospira tepida genome includes a window with the following:
- a CDS encoding PQQ-dependent sugar dehydrogenase, translated as MTTEGRANGAERAGATGRRVAWPGLLLVIGIGWVVAGSAEGERGAASVGSSDRPALQLIPVTRGDLEEPLYLTHAGDRTGSLFIVEQSGRIRVLPTAGKPSPPLKRPFLDLTDRVLSGGERGLLGLAFHPRYHTNGRFFVNYTRKPDGATVIAEFARSPHDPLMASPDEAILMVIDQPYANHNGGMVSFGPDGYLYIGLGDGGSGGDPQNRAQNRQERLGKILRIDVDRGRPFAIPPDNPFARSGGRPEIYASGLRNPWRFSFDRQTGDLWAGDVGQYRWEEIDLVANGGNYGWRVMEGTHCFSPPDGCEADGLILPVAEYGHESGRCSIIGGYVYRGSAMPEYRGVYFYADYCSGEVFDLVRAGSARSAPVSQGPHVALQTGVRISSFGEDEQGELYVVDHGGGIYRLATLR; from the coding sequence ATGACGACGGAGGGTCGCGCGAACGGGGCGGAACGGGCCGGCGCAACAGGCCGGCGGGTGGCGTGGCCCGGCCTGCTGTTGGTCATCGGAATCGGCTGGGTCGTGGCCGGATCGGCGGAGGGGGAGCGTGGCGCCGCTTCCGTGGGGTCGTCCGACCGTCCCGCCTTGCAGCTCATCCCGGTGACGCGCGGCGATCTCGAAGAGCCGTTGTATCTGACCCATGCCGGAGATAGGACCGGCTCTCTATTCATCGTTGAACAATCGGGGCGGATTCGCGTGCTGCCGACGGCCGGCAAACCCTCGCCTCCGCTGAAACGTCCCTTTCTCGATCTGACCGATCGGGTGCTGTCCGGCGGCGAACGCGGCCTGCTCGGGCTGGCCTTTCATCCGCGCTACCACACGAACGGCCGGTTCTTCGTGAACTATACCCGCAAGCCTGACGGGGCGACGGTGATCGCCGAATTTGCCCGGTCACCACACGATCCACTGATGGCGTCGCCGGACGAAGCCATCCTGATGGTGATCGATCAACCCTATGCGAACCACAATGGCGGGATGGTGTCGTTCGGCCCGGACGGATACCTCTACATCGGGCTCGGCGACGGGGGCTCCGGTGGTGATCCCCAAAATCGCGCGCAGAACAGGCAGGAACGGTTGGGCAAGATTCTGCGGATCGACGTGGATCGAGGCAGGCCGTTTGCGATTCCCCCGGATAATCCCTTCGCGAGAAGCGGAGGGCGCCCTGAGATTTATGCGTCGGGCCTCCGCAACCCCTGGCGATTTTCATTCGATCGGCAGACCGGGGATCTCTGGGCTGGCGACGTGGGGCAATATCGTTGGGAAGAGATCGACCTCGTCGCCAACGGAGGCAACTACGGCTGGCGGGTCATGGAAGGGACCCACTGTTTTTCTCCCCCCGACGGCTGCGAGGCCGATGGCTTGATCTTGCCGGTGGCCGAATATGGCCACGAATCCGGGCGCTGCTCCATCATCGGCGGCTACGTCTATCGAGGAAGTGCGATGCCGGAGTACCGCGGCGTCTATTTCTACGCGGACTATTGCAGCGGCGAGGTGTTCGACCTGGTACGGGCTGGCTCAGCTCGTTCGGCTCCGGTCTCTCAGGGACCTCACGTGGCCCTCCAGACCGGTGTTCGCATTTCCTCGTTTGGTGAGGATGAACAGGGCGAGCTGTACGTGGTGGATCACGGAGGAGGAATCTATCGGCTCGCGACCTTGCGGTAG
- the thrH gene encoding bifunctional phosphoserine phosphatase/homoserine phosphotransferase ThrH, with amino-acid sequence MQNPVMVCLDLEGVLVPEIWINVAVRTGIEDLKITTREMPDYDALMKRRLSILDAHKLTLTDIQEVIGTMNPLEGAPAFLNWLRERCQFIILSDTFYQFALPLMRQLDYPTLFCNQLEVDQANCITNYCLRLPDQKRQSVKALKALNFFVMAAGDAYNDTPMLGEAHVGLFFRPPDKIAKEFPQFPVTHTYEELQAHLVQKGGLRA; translated from the coding sequence ATGCAGAACCCCGTCATGGTGTGTTTAGACCTGGAAGGCGTCCTGGTCCCGGAAATCTGGATCAACGTGGCCGTCAGGACCGGCATTGAGGACCTCAAGATCACCACCCGCGAGATGCCCGACTATGACGCACTGATGAAGCGCCGGCTGAGCATCCTGGATGCCCACAAGTTGACCTTGACGGATATCCAGGAGGTGATTGGCACCATGAACCCGCTGGAAGGCGCTCCGGCCTTTCTCAACTGGCTGCGCGAACGGTGCCAGTTCATCATCCTGTCCGACACCTTTTATCAGTTTGCGCTGCCGCTGATGCGGCAGCTTGACTATCCGACCCTCTTCTGTAACCAGCTCGAAGTCGACCAGGCAAATTGCATCACGAATTACTGCCTGCGCCTGCCGGACCAAAAGCGCCAATCGGTGAAGGCGCTCAAGGCCTTGAACTTTTTCGTGATGGCAGCAGGCGACGCCTACAACGACACGCCGATGCTCGGAGAGGCCCACGTCGGCCTGTTCTTTCGCCCACCGGACAAGATCGCCAAGGAGTTCCCGCAGTTTCCGGTCACCCACACCTATGAGGAGCTGCAAGCGCATCTCGTTCAGAAAGGCGGGCTGCGGGCCTAA
- a CDS encoding caspase family protein, with amino-acid sequence MLSQRQIRLLAATSIVWALSTACDKFNVPRFSHDPVGGPVAPISVRVVLDQQLENAIFTQPVCDNQLWEGRIAEALAQNIRDAGRTRFKSTQVVAASETAASSQFPADYQVLLRLVNKDFVGKDRTGSTDQYMARIDLDLAATYQAVLPDGTVRTMGEGPLRYSDNVSIFTPRVGQAGGRCLTGGLDGTLAKASRALTDQLFAVVAQLPAGGPTSTAVAGAASSPVGAMAVPQPPGAAPMILRVSLLDDNQNHILEPGEKIGLRVDATNTGAGVITHAPLSLGGTPSLIDAFAQSGAGSQDLGPINPGATKSTVLWGRMPSSLSADRGELTVSVTPSWIDQRGTALASAPVGQTLVAAIRSGGSTIAEGQNVGGRASVSPADHNRLALVVAVRHYRDPWPGGDAKPAADPARLAASLQQKLGVSKDRLMLLEDELANRLDIEEALTRWLPERAGRETVLFVYFVGHTIVDAQTGEVYLVPYDAAPDAPLYRFLPLRRLHSHLNQLDAKLSLVFIDGSMSRVNSTSASTTPSKSKKAATAASPNWQGALDRVSNGKGLIIQFARRESQQPFQAEHFLAGFDGQSDLDQDGQVTVGELLRSLKGQAVTVPLISASSPELSIVLSR; translated from the coding sequence ATGCTTTCTCAAAGACAGATTCGGCTCCTTGCAGCAACATCGATCGTCTGGGCGCTGAGCACCGCGTGCGACAAGTTCAACGTGCCTCGGTTCAGCCATGATCCGGTCGGAGGACCGGTCGCTCCGATTTCGGTCCGGGTAGTCTTGGACCAACAGTTGGAGAATGCGATCTTCACCCAACCGGTTTGCGATAACCAACTGTGGGAAGGCCGGATCGCAGAGGCGTTGGCGCAGAACATTCGAGATGCGGGGCGGACCAGGTTCAAATCTACACAGGTCGTCGCCGCCTCCGAGACCGCCGCGTCGTCACAGTTCCCGGCCGACTATCAAGTCCTGTTGCGGCTGGTGAACAAGGACTTCGTCGGCAAGGACCGGACCGGCTCCACCGATCAGTATATGGCGCGCATCGACTTGGATTTGGCAGCGACCTACCAGGCCGTGCTCCCGGATGGGACCGTGCGAACGATGGGGGAAGGGCCGCTCCGGTACTCCGATAATGTCAGCATCTTCACGCCTCGCGTCGGACAGGCCGGAGGACGCTGTTTGACCGGTGGGTTGGATGGGACGCTCGCTAAGGCCTCCCGTGCGCTGACGGACCAACTTTTTGCCGTCGTGGCGCAGTTGCCGGCAGGAGGCCCCACCTCCACGGCTGTAGCAGGGGCAGCTTCGAGTCCGGTCGGAGCCATGGCTGTGCCTCAACCGCCCGGCGCCGCGCCAATGATTCTTCGCGTGAGTCTGTTGGACGACAACCAGAATCACATCCTGGAGCCGGGCGAGAAGATCGGGCTCAGGGTGGACGCGACCAACACAGGGGCCGGCGTCATCACCCACGCACCGTTGTCCTTGGGTGGGACTCCGTCTCTGATCGACGCCTTCGCCCAATCCGGCGCCGGATCGCAGGACCTCGGTCCGATCAATCCCGGCGCCACCAAGAGCACGGTGCTCTGGGGGAGAATGCCCTCGTCCCTCTCAGCCGATCGCGGGGAACTCACCGTCTCAGTGACTCCTTCGTGGATCGATCAACGGGGCACGGCTCTCGCGTCCGCGCCGGTCGGACAGACGCTGGTGGCGGCGATCAGATCGGGAGGGAGCACAATTGCGGAAGGTCAGAATGTGGGCGGCAGGGCATCCGTCTCCCCCGCCGACCACAATCGCCTCGCGCTCGTCGTGGCCGTCCGGCATTATCGCGATCCCTGGCCGGGGGGGGACGCCAAACCGGCCGCCGATCCCGCCCGGCTCGCCGCCTCCTTGCAGCAAAAACTCGGCGTCTCGAAGGACCGTCTCATGCTGCTGGAGGATGAGCTGGCCAACCGGCTCGATATTGAAGAAGCCCTGACCCGCTGGCTTCCGGAGCGGGCCGGACGCGAGACCGTCCTGTTCGTGTATTTCGTCGGCCACACGATCGTCGATGCGCAAACGGGCGAGGTCTATCTCGTCCCTTATGACGCCGCGCCCGATGCGCCGCTCTACCGGTTTCTGCCGCTTCGCCGGCTTCATAGTCATCTGAACCAGCTCGACGCGAAACTGTCGCTGGTGTTTATCGACGGTTCGATGTCCCGCGTCAATTCAACCTCGGCCTCGACTACTCCGTCCAAATCCAAGAAAGCGGCCACAGCGGCTTCGCCCAACTGGCAGGGGGCCCTCGACAGGGTATCGAACGGCAAGGGTCTAATCATCCAGTTTGCGCGCCGAGAGTCTCAACAGCCTTTCCAGGCCGAACATTTCCTGGCAGGGTTCGACGGACAGTCCGATCTCGATCAGGACGGCCAGGTGACAGTCGGCGAACTCCTCCGTTCTCTCAAGGGCCAGGCCGTCACGGTGCCGCTGATTTCCGCCTCTTCGCCGGAACTCAGCATCGTCCTGTCGCGCTGA
- a CDS encoding alginate export family protein: MCKRGLLWLAVGALLLGGPVNLVFADPPVADKVIDKPTNVKPVPRGMPDLIPYWNFDPPKSPLFDLKNFTVNGDMRVRPEIRTNSNFGVTQSLPGQPTTGRVGGANDWYVQQWVRIGLNYALSPDVDFFAQPQWAKNWGAADNTINNGAGCSAGGSICSNDAFNNGQADSLFLRQAFIMIRNIGIQGLSLKAGRQLIVMGDHRLFGHFDWANTGFSHDGVTFQYQQPTWELWGGWLKPMDQEFNGFGQQSTSFGVMPQGAPTSTASKAGADSDLFFTRLAFKPMAGLAIEPLWVWQRNGAAQANAASPINGVLAAHANGQSRHTAGMRVALRKSIFDGSAEGYYQFGSMDIGQSGQRAHINAYAFAAEGGVTLPIPWAPRIGLEFNMASGDGDAGNCTSANPAGCGGTANTFENLYPTNHIVMGYADIMAWRNMVAYSASLQFIPFDYAANHFEFRYWNFRRQTAGDCWYRAAQNCYYAPTATNTANHLADEIDFIYTLFFKNNKVAWQLGASYMFAGGFLDNQAGAGNQPVNQTWAYTQLHINF; the protein is encoded by the coding sequence ATGTGTAAACGTGGATTGCTCTGGCTGGCGGTAGGGGCACTACTGCTGGGAGGTCCGGTCAATCTCGTCTTCGCTGATCCGCCGGTCGCCGACAAGGTGATCGACAAACCGACCAACGTCAAGCCGGTGCCGCGGGGGATGCCGGACTTGATCCCATACTGGAACTTCGATCCCCCCAAAAGCCCTCTCTTCGATCTCAAGAACTTCACCGTCAACGGTGATATGAGGGTCCGGCCGGAAATCCGGACCAATTCCAATTTCGGCGTGACGCAGAGCCTTCCTGGCCAACCGACCACCGGTCGGGTAGGTGGCGCCAATGATTGGTATGTCCAACAGTGGGTCCGCATCGGGTTGAACTATGCCCTGTCGCCCGACGTGGACTTCTTTGCACAGCCCCAATGGGCCAAAAACTGGGGCGCAGCAGATAATACAATCAACAACGGTGCCGGCTGCAGTGCCGGCGGCAGCATCTGTTCGAACGACGCGTTCAACAACGGCCAGGCGGACAGCCTGTTCCTCCGTCAGGCCTTCATCATGATCCGCAACATAGGAATCCAGGGACTCAGCCTCAAGGCCGGCCGTCAATTGATCGTCATGGGCGATCACCGGCTGTTTGGCCACTTCGACTGGGCCAATACCGGATTTTCGCATGACGGCGTGACGTTCCAGTATCAACAGCCGACCTGGGAGCTCTGGGGCGGCTGGTTGAAGCCGATGGATCAGGAGTTCAACGGGTTCGGACAGCAGAGCACCTCCTTCGGCGTGATGCCCCAGGGGGCTCCGACCAGCACGGCGTCTAAAGCAGGAGCGGATTCCGACCTGTTCTTCACGAGGCTGGCCTTCAAGCCGATGGCTGGCCTGGCGATCGAACCCTTGTGGGTCTGGCAGCGTAACGGTGCGGCGCAAGCTAACGCTGCCAGCCCGATAAACGGCGTATTAGCGGCTCACGCCAATGGCCAGAGCCGGCATACAGCCGGTATGCGGGTTGCGTTGCGCAAGAGCATCTTCGATGGATCGGCCGAAGGTTACTATCAGTTCGGTTCAATGGATATTGGGCAGTCAGGTCAACGTGCCCACATCAATGCCTACGCCTTTGCGGCGGAGGGCGGCGTGACCTTGCCGATTCCCTGGGCGCCTCGGATCGGTCTCGAGTTCAACATGGCTTCCGGCGACGGCGATGCCGGGAATTGCACCAGCGCCAATCCGGCCGGTTGCGGCGGCACCGCCAACACCTTCGAGAACCTCTATCCGACAAACCACATCGTGATGGGCTACGCGGATATCATGGCCTGGCGGAACATGGTGGCCTACAGCGCCAGCCTGCAATTCATTCCATTCGACTATGCGGCCAACCACTTTGAGTTCCGCTACTGGAACTTCCGCAGGCAGACGGCCGGAGACTGTTGGTACCGGGCGGCGCAGAACTGCTACTACGCACCAACCGCCACCAATACCGCCAACCATCTGGCGGACGAAATCGATTTCATCTACACGCTGTTCTTCAAGAACAACAAGGTGGCTTGGCAACTTGGTGCCAGCTACATGTTTGCGGGGGGCTTCCTCGACAATCAGGCCGGCGCAGGGAATCAACCGGTCAATCAGACCTGGGCCTACACCCAACTGCACATCAACTTCTAA
- the tatA gene encoding twin-arginine translocase TatA/TatE family subunit, with translation MFGLGAGEILIILVIAFLLFGPKELPEIGRQVGKAVKGFKETADDLRKTVEPEINLIQSEVKLAQQDIEMSIKEAEQEITNATQEQEQSTDSSKHA, from the coding sequence ATGTTTGGCCTGGGGGCTGGAGAAATTCTTATCATTCTGGTGATCGCGTTCCTGCTGTTCGGCCCGAAGGAGCTGCCTGAAATCGGCCGGCAGGTCGGGAAGGCGGTCAAGGGGTTCAAGGAAACAGCGGACGATCTGCGCAAGACAGTCGAGCCGGAAATCAATCTGATTCAATCCGAAGTGAAGCTGGCCCAGCAAGACATCGAAATGTCGATCAAGGAAGCCGAGCAGGAAATCACCAACGCCACACAGGAACAAGAGCAGAGTACCGATTCGTCGAAGCACGCCTGA
- the tatA gene encoding twin-arginine translocase TatA/TatE family subunit translates to MFGSFGWMELLLILVIVLIIFGAGKLPQLGEGLGKAIKGFKKTVHEPDAIDVTPAGEPPPPTAPPQVTQQAQATAPAESATQPTVKQG, encoded by the coding sequence ATGTTCGGATCATTTGGGTGGATGGAATTACTCCTGATTCTGGTCATTGTGTTGATCATTTTCGGGGCCGGCAAGCTGCCGCAGTTGGGCGAGGGACTTGGGAAGGCCATCAAGGGCTTCAAGAAGACGGTTCACGAGCCGGACGCCATTGATGTCACGCCGGCCGGCGAACCGCCTCCACCGACAGCCCCTCCGCAAGTCACCCAGCAGGCTCAGGCAACGGCGCCCGCTGAGTCCGCCACGCAGCCTACGGTCAAGCAGGGATAG
- a CDS encoding class I SAM-dependent methyltransferase: MLQDTEVVPQPLGDYQPVDQWQAHVNDLFHQLRGERAGEYFQTFTSSDYRLAHALAADYVERVRTRDRTWTDERRAAPLVVHEWGASHGNLAACFLSHVKSLDREGTIYPRIRYVLVDQRPQALERALAHPDLAGHRERVETICGNVEDLPAVEAGTVDRIFCNELWNEMPTKLLTKKDGEVEEEHVRPNLSEAKHAAIADWSGFIRAFVKKDAAALAGFPPFFDDVIWEREYRKVEWKDVPYRKTIMEFLKQIDEQVLVPVNLGAFATVKEAKRLLMAGAIGFSSFDAGTADVAVLNNPEKPCSGQFGGLYSVMVNLALVGAVANHLGIREALIEPQREFVGRSLGVNVITLTDLLATHPKAKNLAKWEQDRLIVQTIRALNESYHSPYRRTLHFPLSPDFPPEEREAVQGTLLSMKQDGVPDTVAYLTEEEILASLRDLETLGYERDEIDIVWGIPPAGVDYAHWSFRP, encoded by the coding sequence ATGTTGCAGGATACCGAAGTCGTCCCCCAACCGCTCGGCGACTATCAACCGGTGGACCAGTGGCAAGCGCATGTCAACGACCTGTTTCATCAACTGCGGGGCGAGCGGGCTGGCGAGTATTTTCAGACCTTTACCTCCTCCGATTATCGACTGGCGCATGCCTTGGCGGCGGACTATGTGGAACGGGTCCGGACGCGCGATCGAACATGGACGGACGAGCGGCGAGCGGCGCCGCTGGTGGTGCATGAATGGGGCGCCAGTCACGGCAACCTCGCCGCCTGCTTCCTGTCTCACGTGAAGTCGCTGGACCGGGAGGGCACGATCTATCCGCGCATCCGGTACGTCCTGGTGGACCAGCGGCCTCAGGCCTTGGAGCGGGCACTGGCGCATCCGGATCTGGCCGGCCATCGGGAACGGGTCGAGACCATCTGCGGGAACGTCGAAGATCTCCCGGCGGTCGAGGCGGGGACGGTGGATCGCATCTTCTGTAACGAACTCTGGAACGAGATGCCGACCAAGCTCTTGACCAAGAAGGACGGCGAGGTCGAAGAGGAACACGTCCGGCCGAATCTCAGCGAAGCGAAACACGCGGCGATCGCCGATTGGTCGGGGTTCATCCGCGCCTTTGTGAAGAAAGACGCGGCGGCGCTGGCCGGGTTCCCGCCCTTCTTTGATGATGTCATTTGGGAGCGTGAATACCGCAAGGTCGAGTGGAAGGACGTGCCCTACCGGAAAACGATCATGGAATTCTTGAAACAGATCGACGAGCAGGTGCTCGTGCCGGTGAATTTAGGGGCCTTTGCCACCGTGAAGGAAGCGAAGCGCCTGTTGATGGCCGGCGCCATCGGGTTCAGCAGTTTTGATGCCGGCACCGCCGACGTAGCCGTGCTCAACAACCCGGAGAAACCCTGTTCGGGGCAATTCGGGGGACTCTACAGCGTCATGGTCAATCTGGCGTTGGTCGGAGCGGTCGCCAACCATCTGGGGATTCGCGAGGCGCTGATCGAGCCGCAGCGCGAATTCGTCGGCCGGAGCCTCGGCGTGAACGTGATCACGCTGACGGATCTGTTGGCCACGCACCCCAAGGCCAAGAATCTGGCGAAGTGGGAACAGGACCGGCTGATCGTCCAGACCATTCGCGCCTTGAACGAGTCCTACCACAGTCCCTACCGGCGAACGTTGCACTTTCCCCTGTCGCCCGATTTCCCGCCGGAGGAACGGGAAGCGGTTCAAGGCACGTTGCTGTCCATGAAGCAGGACGGGGTGCCGGACACCGTCGCCTATCTGACCGAAGAGGAAATCCTGGCCAGCCTGCGGGACCTGGAGACGCTGGGCTATGAGCGTGACGAAATCGATATTGTTTGGGGCATCCCTCCGGCCGGAGTAGACTACGCCCATTGGTCTTTCAGACCCTGA
- a CDS encoding glycosyltransferase family 2 protein has protein sequence MNASPPPWVSVVIPVKDERDNVVPLTEHLLKVLQTHEASHTAAFEILFIDDGSTDGTAALLDELAERYPPVQVLHFDRNYGQTSAFDAGFKRAAGALVVTMDGDLQNDPEDIKTLLPHSERFDLVCGWRTNRHDNLVRMVSSRIANIVRSAVTGDRIHDTGCSLKIFRRAVIERLQLFDGMHRFFPALALMYGFTVTEVPVRHHPRAHGQSKYGVGNRLFRGLYDLIAVRWMQRRVLRYRARASTVPASRA, from the coding sequence ATGAATGCATCGCCCCCTCCATGGGTGTCCGTGGTGATCCCCGTCAAGGATGAGCGGGATAATGTGGTTCCGCTCACGGAGCATTTGTTGAAGGTGCTCCAGACCCATGAGGCCTCCCACACCGCGGCCTTTGAAATCCTGTTCATCGACGACGGCAGCACCGACGGGACCGCGGCGCTGCTCGACGAACTGGCCGAACGGTATCCGCCGGTGCAGGTGCTCCACTTCGATCGTAATTACGGACAGACCTCGGCCTTCGACGCCGGCTTCAAGCGTGCGGCCGGCGCGCTCGTCGTGACGATGGACGGCGACCTTCAAAACGATCCGGAGGATATCAAGACGCTCCTGCCGCACAGCGAGCGCTTCGATCTGGTCTGCGGCTGGCGAACCAATCGTCATGACAACCTGGTCCGCATGGTTTCGTCCCGTATCGCCAATATCGTGCGGAGCGCGGTGACCGGCGACCGCATCCACGATACAGGCTGCTCCCTGAAGATCTTCCGGCGCGCGGTCATCGAGCGGCTCCAGTTGTTCGACGGCATGCATCGATTCTTCCCGGCCCTGGCCCTCATGTACGGATTTACCGTGACGGAAGTCCCGGTGCGCCATCATCCGCGGGCGCACGGGCAGTCCAAATACGGCGTCGGCAACCGTCTGTTTCGAGGCCTGTACGATCTGATCGCCGTCCGCTGGATGCAGCGCCGAGTCCTCCGCTACCGCGCGCGCGCCTCGACCGTTCCTGCCTCGCGCGCGTGA
- a CDS encoding lipid-A-disaccharide synthase N-terminal domain-containing protein codes for MSTTEITWLGIGFFGQGLFFMRWVVQWLASERSAQSRVPIAFWYMSLIGGLITLTYAIYRRDPVFIAGQSVGSFVYFRNLMLIHRPSRPPVAESAPPPVSKT; via the coding sequence ATGTCGACCACCGAGATCACGTGGCTGGGCATCGGCTTCTTCGGCCAGGGCCTCTTCTTCATGCGATGGGTCGTGCAGTGGCTGGCCTCGGAGCGAAGCGCGCAGAGCCGCGTCCCGATCGCCTTCTGGTACATGAGCCTCATCGGAGGGCTGATCACGCTGACCTATGCCATCTACCGGAGGGATCCGGTCTTCATCGCCGGCCAGAGCGTCGGCAGCTTTGTCTATTTTCGCAATCTGATGCTGATCCACCGGCCGTCGCGCCCCCCCGTGGCTGAATCCGCGCCCCCTCCCGTTTCGAAAACGTGA
- a CDS encoding ArnT family glycosyltransferase — protein sequence MNRTPALSHLLLLIALAGLLYFAGLGTLGLTDRDEGSNAEAAREMVETGNWMSPTLNYEPRFAKPAFTYWLMSTAYLLFGVNEFSARLHAALFGLLLVLLQYLFVARTQDRWNGLAAALMLALNLEMVAINRMALTDSVLIFFTTLSLYGFWWGLYGEGRTRRAIWLFYVGMAFATLTKGPVGLLVPLVAAGAFLTATKRWRDYRAHGRPFAGFILTAMLTIPWYAGMLWLHGANYSASAQADTVGRFLNPIGGHGGTIFFYLPVLLLGFFPWSGWFVLSFIQTLKHWWAERRAGLDQTADAGPSASVPSLEAFAAWWCLSVVIFFSLSATRLPHYIGPMFPAAAILAAGLWRRSLDQADSPGAKAAMHLTTILGYLLAIGLASAPYLYETFLSQVEKEFPMAGTATPGLGPVAAGGVLLIGTSLAGYFGRSETRRAGMLWVMACSLGAVILILLHVTGPRFQQLFIGPPQQLAAIAGLNLGPNDRFVTYGPHKPSWIFYARRKTIVIRPGEEDKLTPYLSLPGRTIILLPTRLKSKLPKETESYEVLLAHGGYSLLANEAMVKLPARSPESEPPRMPPGH from the coding sequence ATGAACCGAACCCCCGCCCTGTCCCATCTCCTGCTCCTGATCGCCCTCGCGGGTCTGTTGTATTTTGCGGGACTCGGCACTCTAGGACTCACCGATCGCGACGAAGGCAGCAACGCGGAAGCGGCCCGTGAGATGGTGGAAACCGGCAATTGGATGAGTCCCACGCTCAATTACGAGCCGCGCTTCGCCAAGCCGGCATTCACCTATTGGCTCATGAGCACCGCCTACCTCCTCTTCGGCGTCAATGAATTCTCGGCACGGTTGCACGCGGCCCTGTTCGGGCTTTTGCTCGTCCTGCTGCAATACCTCTTCGTCGCCAGAACCCAAGACCGGTGGAACGGGCTGGCGGCAGCCCTGATGCTGGCGTTAAACCTTGAAATGGTTGCCATCAACCGCATGGCGCTGACGGACAGCGTCCTCATCTTCTTCACCACGCTCTCGCTGTACGGGTTCTGGTGGGGTCTCTATGGAGAGGGACGGACCCGGCGGGCCATCTGGCTCTTCTACGTTGGCATGGCCTTCGCGACGTTGACGAAGGGGCCGGTCGGGTTGCTGGTTCCCCTCGTCGCCGCCGGCGCCTTTCTCACGGCCACGAAGCGGTGGCGGGACTACCGGGCGCACGGCCGTCCGTTTGCCGGCTTCATCCTCACGGCCATGCTGACGATCCCTTGGTATGCCGGCATGCTCTGGCTCCACGGCGCCAACTACAGCGCCTCGGCGCAGGCCGATACGGTCGGCCGGTTCTTGAACCCGATCGGCGGTCACGGCGGCACCATCTTTTTCTATCTTCCCGTGTTGCTGCTCGGCTTCTTTCCCTGGTCGGGCTGGTTCGTCCTCTCGTTCATCCAGACCCTGAAGCACTGGTGGGCAGAGCGACGGGCGGGCTTGGACCAGACCGCCGACGCGGGACCGTCTGCCTCCGTTCCTTCCCTTGAAGCCTTCGCCGCCTGGTGGTGCCTCTCCGTGGTGATCTTTTTTTCCCTTTCGGCGACAAGACTCCCCCATTACATCGGTCCCATGTTTCCCGCGGCGGCGATCCTGGCTGCCGGGTTGTGGCGGCGCTCGCTCGATCAGGCCGACAGCCCCGGCGCCAAGGCCGCGATGCACCTGACCACCATCCTGGGGTATCTCCTCGCGATCGGGCTGGCCTCCGCTCCCTATCTGTATGAAACCTTTCTGTCCCAGGTCGAAAAGGAATTTCCGATGGCCGGCACGGCGACGCCGGGGCTTGGCCCCGTGGCGGCAGGCGGCGTGCTCCTGATTGGCACGTCCTTGGCCGGCTATTTCGGCCGGTCGGAGACCCGCCGGGCGGGCATGCTCTGGGTGATGGCCTGCTCGCTCGGCGCGGTGATCCTCATCCTGCTCCATGTCACTGGGCCTCGCTTTCAACAGTTGTTCATCGGGCCTCCGCAACAATTGGCGGCCATTGCCGGGTTGAATCTGGGTCCAAACGACCGGTTCGTGACCTATGGACCGCACAAGCCTTCGTGGATCTTCTACGCCCGACGCAAGACCATCGTGATTCGGCCCGGCGAAGAGGACAAACTAACGCCTTACTTGTCCTTGCCGGGACGCACCATCATCCTGCTTCCCACCAGACTCAAGTCCAAGCTGCCAAAGGAGACCGAGTCTTACGAAGTGCTGTTGGCGCACGGCGGATACAGCCTCCTCGCCAACGAAGCGATGGTCAAGCTGCCGGCTCGCTCTCCAGAGAGTGAGCCGCCGCGCATGCCGCCGGGTCATTGA